The following proteins are co-located in the Hevea brasiliensis isolate MT/VB/25A 57/8 chromosome 11, ASM3005281v1, whole genome shotgun sequence genome:
- the LOC110651439 gene encoding BTB/POZ domain and ankyrin repeat-containing protein NPR1, translated as MANFSEPSSSLSFTSSSHVSNGSISQNISTFSISEARPSLEVISLNKLSSNLEQLLIDSSCGYSDAEIIVEGISVGIHRCILAARSRFFNELFKQEKGSLGKEGKPKYCMSDLLPYGKVGYEALLVFLNYLYTGKLKPSPMEVSTCVDNLCAHDACGPAINFAVELLYASSIFQVPELVSLFQRRLVNFVDKAYVEDVIPILLVAYHCQLNQLVAQCVDRIARSDLDNISIEKELPYEVSENIKLFRKRPVSDDEENAEAVDPLHEKRIRRIHKALDSDDVELVKLLLTESDVTLDDANALHYAAAYCDPKVVSEVLGLDLANVNLKNSQGYTVLHIAAMRREPAVIVSLLAKGASALDSTLDGRSAVSICRRLTRPKDYDAKTEQGQEANKDRLCIDVLEREMRRNPMAGDASMTSQTMSDDLHMKLLYLENRVAFARLFFPSEAKVAMHIANAKKTSEYPGPSASKGMTGNFREVDLNETPIIQKKRLLSRLEELNKTVEMGRRYFPNCSEVLDKFMEDDLPDLFFLEKGTPDEQRIKRMRFMELKEDVHRAFNKDKAEHSVFSSSSSSSSLKRGRL; from the exons ATGGCTAATTTTTCTGAGCCATCATCATCTTTGAGCTTTACTTCATCTTCTCATGTATCAAATGGCTCAATTAGTCAAAATATATCCACCTTCTCAATCTCTGAGGCAAGGCCTAGCCTTGAGGTGATTAGTTTAAACAAGCTTAGCTCCAATTTGGAGCAGCTCTTGATTGATTCCAGTTGTGGTTATAGTGATGCTGAAATTATTGTTGAGGGAATCTCTGTTGGCATTCATCGGTGTATTCTGGCTGCTAGAAGCAGGTTTTTCAATGAGTTATTTAAGCAAGAAAAGGGATCTTTAGGCAAGGAAGGGAAACCAAAGTATTGCATGAGCGATCTATTACCTTATGGAAAGGTTGGATATGAAGCGTTGCTGGTTTTCTTGAACTACTTGTATACTGGGAAACTTAAGCCATCTCCAATGGAGGTATCAACTTGTGTTGATAATTTATGTGCTCATGATGCCTGTGGGCCTGCAATTAATTTTGCAGTGGAATTGTTGTATGCCTCGTCCATATTTCAAGTACCAGAGCTGGTTTCACTTTTCCAG AGACGCCTTGTTAACTTTGTTGATAAGGCTTATGTGGAGGATGTAATCCCTATACTTCTGGTTGCCTACCACTGTCAATTGAATCAACTTGTTGCTCAATGTGTGGATAGAATAGCACGGTCGGATCTTGATAACATCTCAATAGAGAAGGAGCTTCCCTATGAAGTTTCAGAGAACATTAAATTGTTTCGCAAAAGGCCAGTGTCTGATGATGAAGAGAATGCTGAGGCTGTGGACCCCTTGCATGAAAAGAGAATTAGGAGAATACACAAGGCATTAGACTCGGATGATGTTGAGCTTGTAAAACTTCTCCTGACAGAATCCGATGTAACACTGGATGATGCTAATGCTCTTCATTATGCTGCTGCATACTGTGACCCCAAGGTTGTGTCTGAGGTGCTTGGCCTTGATCTTGCTAATGTCAACCTTAAGAATTCACAGGGTTACACAGTTCTTCACATCGCGGCAATGCGAAGAGAACCGGCAGTGATAGTGTCTCTCTTGGCAAAAGGGGCTAGTGCTTTAGACTCAACATTGGATGGGCGAAGTGCTGTTAGCATCTGTCGAAGGTTGACTAGGCCAAAAGATTATGATGCTAAAACAGAGCAGGGGCAGGAAGCAAATAAAGACCGCCTATGCATTGATGTTTTAGAGAGGGAAATGCGGAGGAACCCCATGGCTGGAGATGCTTCAATGACTTCCCAAACAATGTCTGATGATCTGCACATGAAGCTTCTGTACCTGGAGAACAGAG TGGCATTTGCACGCTTATTCTTCCCTAGTGAAGCCAAGGTAGCCATGCACATTGCGAATGCCAAGAAAACATCTGAGTATCCTGGCCCTTCTGCATCAAAAGGTATGACTGGCAATTTCAGGGAGGTTGACTTAAATGAGACACCGATAATACAGAAGAAAAGACTTCTTTCTAGGTTGGAAGAACTTAATAAAACAG TGGAAATGGGCAGACGGTATTTCCCTAATTGCTCCGAAGTGCTTGACAAATTCATGGAAGACGACCTTCCTGATCTGTTTTTTCTTGAAAAGGGCACCCCAGATGAACAGAGAATCAAAAGGATGCGCTTCATGGAGCTCAAAGAGGATGTTCATAGGGCTTTTAACAAGGACAAGGCCGAGCACTCTGTGTTTTCTTCGTCCTCATCCTCATCTTCTCTTAAAAGAGGGAGGTTGTAA